In Thermodesulfobacteriota bacterium, a single genomic region encodes these proteins:
- a CDS encoding 4Fe-4S dicluster domain-containing protein, with product MATGSIEIDFERCKACELCPPVCPKNCIEMGKEINRQGYTAAVFARPEDCTGCALCAETCPDVCIRVWR from the coding sequence ATGGCCACAGGCAGTATCGAGATCGACTTCGAGCGGTGCAAGGCGTGCGAGCTCTGCCCGCCGGTCTGCCCGAAGAACTGCATCGAGATGGGCAAGGAAATCAACCGGCAGGGATACACGGCGGCCGTCTTCGCCCGGCCGGAAGACTGCACGGGGTGCGCGCTCTGCGCCGAGACGTGCCCCGACGTCTGCATCCGGGTGTGGCGATGA